In Streptomyces sp. RFCAC02, the following proteins share a genomic window:
- the moeZ gene encoding adenylyltransferase/sulfurtransferase MoeZ: MSLPPLVEPAAELTVDEVRRYSRHLIIPDVGMDGQKRLKNAKVLCVGAGGLGSPALMYLAAAGVGTLGIVEFDEVDESNLQRQIIHSQADLGKSKALSAKETVLGINPLVQVNLHEERLDSSNVMEIFAQYDLIVDGTDNFATRYLVNDACVLLNKPYVWGSIYRFDGQASVFWSEHGPCYRCLYPEPPPPGMVPSCAEGGVLGVLCGSVGAIQVTEAIKVLTGTGEPLVGRLMIYDALEMSYRQVKVRKDPNCAVCGDNPTVTELIDYEAFCGVVSDEAQAAAKDATITPRQLKDWIDADEKIEIIDVREPGEYEIVSIPGARLIPKNEFIMGNALGDLPQDRRIVLHCKTGVRSAEVLAILKDAGFADAVHLGGGVVGWVNQIEPEKPIY; encoded by the coding sequence GTGTCGCTGCCACCCCTGGTAGAGCCGGCCGCCGAGCTCACCGTCGATGAGGTCCGCAGGTACTCCCGCCACCTGATCATCCCCGATGTGGGGATGGACGGGCAGAAGCGGCTGAAGAACGCGAAGGTGCTCTGTGTGGGCGCCGGCGGTCTGGGCTCGCCCGCGCTGATGTACCTGGCCGCGGCCGGGGTCGGCACCCTCGGCATCGTGGAGTTCGACGAGGTCGACGAGTCCAACCTGCAGCGGCAGATCATCCACAGCCAGGCGGACCTCGGCAAGTCCAAGGCGCTGTCCGCCAAGGAGACCGTCCTCGGCATCAACCCCCTCGTCCAGGTGAACCTGCACGAGGAGCGCCTCGACTCGTCGAACGTCATGGAGATCTTCGCGCAGTACGACCTGATCGTCGACGGCACGGACAACTTCGCGACCCGCTACCTGGTCAACGACGCCTGCGTCCTGCTGAACAAGCCGTACGTCTGGGGCTCCATCTACCGCTTCGACGGCCAGGCGTCCGTCTTCTGGTCCGAGCACGGCCCCTGCTACCGCTGCCTCTACCCCGAGCCGCCGCCGCCCGGCATGGTGCCGTCGTGCGCCGAGGGCGGCGTGCTCGGCGTGCTGTGCGGGTCGGTCGGCGCGATCCAGGTCACCGAGGCGATCAAGGTCCTCACCGGCACCGGCGAGCCGCTGGTCGGCCGGCTGATGATCTACGACGCCCTGGAGATGTCCTACCGGCAGGTCAAGGTCCGCAAGGACCCGAACTGCGCGGTCTGCGGCGACAACCCGACGGTCACCGAGCTGATCGACTACGAGGCGTTCTGCGGCGTCGTCTCCGACGAGGCCCAGGCGGCGGCCAAGGACGCCACCATCACGCCGCGGCAGCTCAAGGACTGGATCGACGCGGACGAGAAGATCGAGATCATCGACGTCCGCGAGCCGGGCGAGTACGAGATCGTCTCGATCCCGGGCGCGCGGCTCATCCCGAAGAACGAGTTCATCATGGGCAACGCCCTCGGTGACCTGCCCCAGGACCGGCGGATCGTCCTGCACTGCAAGACGGGTGTCCGGTCCGCGGAAGTCCTCGCGATCCTCAAGGACGCGGGCTTCGCCGACGCCGTGCACCTCGGCGGCGGAGTCGTCGGCTGGGTCAACCAGATCGAGCCCGAGAAGCCGATCTACTGA
- a CDS encoding NAD-dependent epimerase/dehydratase family protein, which yields MRVLLLGAAGYLGRFVADRLLADPAVQLTALGRGDDADVRFDLSTGSPGALTRFLDAVHPGVVINCAGTIRGTASELARHNTVATATLCESLRRSGCRARLVHIGCAAEYGPSQNGSSIAEDAVARPGGPYGVSKLAATELVLGSGLDAIVLRVFSPTGPGTPAGSPLGRLADSLRRAMQHGDTDLRLGGLGVHRDFVDVRDVARAVHAATLSAAQGVVNIGTGHAVRLRDAAVTLSRIAGFGGTLHEVDALPVPRQGQEPGGAHGHHAPAAPPYPDGCGPWQQADVRTARDRLGWRARIALEESLADIWMEAACRM from the coding sequence ATGAGAGTGCTGCTTCTCGGCGCAGCCGGCTATCTCGGCCGGTTCGTCGCGGACCGGTTGCTCGCCGATCCCGCCGTCCAGCTGACCGCACTCGGCCGCGGCGACGACGCGGACGTCCGTTTCGACCTCTCCACCGGCAGTCCCGGCGCCCTCACCCGGTTCCTGGACGCCGTGCACCCCGGCGTCGTCATCAACTGCGCCGGCACCATCCGCGGCACCGCGAGCGAACTCGCCCGGCACAACACCGTCGCCACCGCCACCCTGTGCGAGTCGCTGCGCCGCAGCGGCTGCCGCGCCCGGCTGGTGCACATCGGCTGCGCCGCCGAGTACGGCCCCTCGCAGAACGGCTCCTCCATCGCCGAGGACGCCGTGGCCCGGCCCGGCGGCCCGTACGGCGTCAGCAAGCTCGCGGCCACGGAACTGGTCCTCGGGTCCGGGCTCGACGCGATCGTGCTGCGCGTCTTCTCACCGACCGGGCCGGGGACACCCGCCGGCTCGCCCCTCGGCCGCCTCGCCGACTCGCTGCGCCGCGCCATGCAGCACGGGGACACCGACCTGCGGCTCGGCGGCCTCGGCGTCCACCGGGACTTCGTGGACGTCCGCGATGTGGCACGGGCCGTCCACGCGGCGACCCTGTCCGCGGCCCAGGGCGTCGTCAACATCGGCACGGGGCACGCCGTCCGGCTGCGCGACGCGGCGGTCACGCTGTCTCGGATCGCCGGGTTCGGCGGCACCCTCCACGAGGTGGACGCGCTGCCCGTCCCCCGCCAGGGCCAGGAGCCGGGCGGCGCGCACGGGCACCACGCCCCCGCCGCCCCGCCGTACCCGGACGGCTGCGGCCCGTGGCAGCAGGCGGACGTGCGGACGGCCCGCGACCGGCTCGGCTGGCGGGCGCGGATCGCGCTGGAGGAGTCCCTGGCCGACATCTGGATGGAGGCCGCCTGCCGGATGTGA
- a CDS encoding DUF3492 domain-containing protein: MRVALLAEGGFPYARGESFAWCDRLLRGLSWLDFEVWALSRGPRETAGPCPPLPPNVRRVRTAALWGPPAAGAPGRVPGRAARRYAECFAELAAALCARPQPAAGARADDSQADRFATGLYGLAALAVTDRGLSRWLYSEQAVRVLEAACRAPGAPRAVRAARVPDLLAVAERLERALRPLDPLADGAPAVDLCHALGAGPAALPGLLAARLHGTPLLITHAAGGPGGGLGAAHAVAPSAARAPVRALLAAFRARLARETYARAVVVPTPGAGRPVLGPAGLYAAGAGAALARPVRGPGALASGCLALLRDPVRRGAFGEAAARALEHLAGGRRAPDRTARPEAPAGT, translated from the coding sequence GTGCGCGTCGCATTGCTCGCCGAAGGCGGGTTTCCGTACGCCCGGGGCGAGTCCTTCGCCTGGTGCGACCGGCTGCTGCGCGGCCTGTCCTGGCTCGACTTCGAGGTGTGGGCGCTCAGCCGCGGACCGCGGGAGACCGCGGGGCCGTGCCCCCCGCTGCCGCCGAACGTCCGGCGGGTCCGCACCGCGGCGCTGTGGGGGCCGCCGGCCGCCGGCGCGCCAGGGCGTGTGCCGGGGCGCGCGGCCCGGCGGTACGCCGAATGCTTCGCCGAACTGGCCGCCGCCCTGTGCGCGCGACCGCAGCCGGCGGCCGGCGCGCGGGCGGACGACAGCCAGGCGGACCGTTTCGCCACCGGCCTGTACGGCCTCGCCGCCCTCGCCGTCACCGACCGGGGGCTCAGCCGCTGGCTCTACTCGGAGCAGGCCGTCCGCGTCCTGGAGGCCGCCTGCCGCGCCCCCGGCGCGCCCCGCGCCGTGCGCGCCGCCCGCGTGCCCGACCTGCTCGCCGTCGCGGAGCGCCTCGAACGCGCGCTGCGGCCCCTCGACCCGCTCGCCGACGGCGCGCCCGCCGTCGACCTCTGCCACGCGCTGGGCGCCGGGCCCGCCGCGCTCCCCGGGCTTCTCGCCGCCCGGCTGCACGGCACCCCGCTCCTCATCACGCACGCGGCCGGCGGCCCCGGCGGCGGCCTCGGCGCGGCGCACGCCGTCGCGCCCTCGGCGGCGCGCGCGCCGGTCCGGGCGCTGCTGGCCGCCTTCAGGGCACGTCTCGCGCGGGAGACGTACGCCCGCGCCGTCGTCGTACCCACGCCCGGCGCCGGGCGTCCCGTGCTGGGACCGGCGGGGCTCTACGCGGCCGGAGCGGGCGCGGCCCTGGCGCGTCCGGTCCGCGGGCCGGGGGCGCTCGCCTCCGGGTGCCTCGCGCTGCTGCGGGACCCCGTGCGCCGGGGCGCGTTCGGGGAGGCGGCGGCACGGGCGCTGGAACACCTCGCGGGCGGCCGCCGCGCCCCCGACCGCACCGCCCGTCCGGAGGCCCCCGCCGGCACCTGA
- a CDS encoding DUF3152 domain-containing protein: protein MDHRDTAARPAGSGTGPRQEYLDAFDEGGYGRPDPAPGGAGASRAADGGDPEGGAQQSGQAPASGGRHAGPARHGRRRAGAEQRRTGGKGRTITGVAAAAVVTVLAVVVAGQVTGHGGEAASPLGAGADERAPASAEPGAGTDGGTGAGEDGTPPPAEEEPAEPTYDELMETMFTMDPAMTGSGELVPVAGSDPAADPDATTVLRYRVDVEEGIGLDPEFFAEVVHRTLNDPRSWGNGGERSFARVSAGDYDFIVTLASPGTAADWCARSNLDITEDNVSCNSSFTERVIINAWRWAQGSETYGDDISGYRQMLINHEVGHRLGYGHALCPAEGALAPVMMQQTKFLETEGLTCEPNPWPHPES from the coding sequence ATGGACCACCGCGATACGGCCGCGCGTCCCGCCGGTTCGGGAACCGGGCCGCGCCAGGAGTACCTGGACGCCTTCGACGAGGGCGGGTACGGCCGGCCCGACCCGGCCCCCGGCGGCGCCGGTGCCTCCCGCGCGGCGGACGGCGGCGATCCCGAAGGCGGCGCGCAGCAGTCCGGGCAGGCCCCCGCGTCCGGCGGACGGCACGCCGGACCCGCCCGGCACGGGCGCAGGCGCGCCGGGGCCGAGCAGCGGCGTACCGGCGGCAAGGGGCGGACGATCACGGGCGTCGCGGCCGCCGCCGTGGTGACCGTGCTGGCCGTGGTGGTCGCCGGCCAGGTGACGGGGCACGGCGGCGAGGCCGCGTCCCCGCTGGGCGCCGGCGCGGACGAACGCGCGCCCGCCTCGGCCGAGCCCGGCGCCGGCACGGACGGCGGCACCGGCGCGGGGGAGGACGGCACGCCGCCGCCCGCCGAGGAGGAGCCGGCGGAGCCGACGTACGACGAGCTGATGGAGACCATGTTCACGATGGACCCGGCGATGACCGGGTCGGGCGAACTGGTGCCGGTGGCCGGCAGCGACCCCGCAGCCGACCCGGACGCGACGACGGTGCTGCGCTACCGCGTGGACGTCGAGGAGGGGATCGGGCTCGACCCCGAGTTCTTCGCCGAGGTGGTCCACCGCACCCTCAACGACCCCCGGAGCTGGGGCAACGGCGGCGAGCGCAGCTTCGCCCGTGTCTCGGCCGGCGACTACGACTTCATCGTCACGCTCGCCAGCCCCGGCACGGCAGCCGACTGGTGCGCCCGCTCGAACCTCGACATCACCGAGGACAACGTCTCCTGCAACTCGTCGTTCACCGAGCGGGTCATCATCAACGCATGGCGGTGGGCGCAGGGCTCCGAGACGTACGGCGACGACATCTCGGGCTACCGGCAGATGCTCATCAACCACGAGGTGGGGCACCGGCTCGGGTACGGGCACGCGCTGTGCCCCGCCGAGGGCGCGCTCGCGCCGGTGATGATGCAGCAGACGAAGTTCCTGGAGACGGAGGGGCTCACCTGCGAGCCCAATCCGTGGCCCCACCCGGAGAGCTGA
- a CDS encoding alpha/beta hydrolase, whose product MPSTEEQRVEAALAAAEGWPGVRDGETLRTVELPGAKVAVRRRAAGRDGLEPALFVHGLGGSSRNWSALMALVRDDVECEALDLPGFGASPPPADGDYSVYGHARAVVRVVEGSGRGPVHLVGNSLGGAVVTRVAALRPDLVRSLTLISPALPELPPQRTALPTGLLGLPGITSLVRRLTRDVTPGQRAREVLRLCYGNPELITPEEHAAAEAEQERRQALPYFWDSLGRSARGIVNAYTLGGQQSLWRQAERVLAPTLLVYGVRDRLVSARMARRASRAFGCSRLVVLPEAGHVAMMEYPAVVAGAFREFLAQGAETTVVTEG is encoded by the coding sequence ATGCCAAGCACCGAAGAGCAGCGGGTCGAGGCCGCCCTCGCCGCGGCGGAGGGCTGGCCCGGGGTGCGGGACGGGGAGACGCTGCGGACCGTGGAGCTGCCGGGGGCGAAGGTCGCCGTGCGCCGCAGGGCCGCCGGGCGGGACGGCCTGGAGCCGGCCCTGTTCGTCCACGGGCTCGGCGGGTCCTCCCGCAACTGGTCCGCCCTGATGGCCCTGGTCCGGGACGACGTGGAGTGCGAGGCGCTCGACCTGCCCGGGTTCGGGGCGTCGCCCCCGCCCGCCGACGGCGACTACTCGGTGTACGGCCACGCGCGGGCCGTCGTCCGTGTCGTCGAGGGCTCCGGCCGGGGACCCGTCCACCTCGTGGGGAACTCCCTCGGCGGCGCCGTCGTCACGCGGGTCGCCGCGCTCCGCCCCGACCTCGTGAGGTCCCTCACGCTCATCTCCCCGGCCCTGCCCGAACTGCCGCCCCAGCGCACGGCCCTCCCCACCGGGCTCCTCGGGCTCCCCGGGATCACCTCGCTCGTCCGCCGCCTCACCCGGGACGTCACTCCGGGGCAGCGCGCCCGCGAGGTCCTGCGCCTGTGCTACGGCAACCCGGAGCTGATCACGCCCGAGGAGCACGCCGCCGCCGAGGCCGAGCAGGAACGCCGCCAGGCGCTGCCGTACTTCTGGGATTCCCTCGGGCGCAGCGCGCGTGGCATCGTGAACGCGTACACCCTCGGCGGCCAGCAGTCCCTGTGGCGGCAGGCCGAGCGCGTCCTCGCACCCACCCTGCTCGTCTACGGCGTCCGCGACCGGCTCGTCTCCGCGCGGATGGCGAGGCGCGCGAGCCGGGCATTCGGGTGCTCCCGGCTGGTCGTCCTTCCGGAAGCCGGACATGTGGCGATGATGGAATACCCGGCCGTCGTGGCCGGGGCGTTCCGGGAGTTTCTCGCCCAGGGTGCCGAGACCACTGTCGTCACGGAGGGCTGA
- a CDS encoding TetR/AcrR family transcriptional regulator produces MSATEQTEARPRGTRLPRRARRAQLLGAAQEVFVAQGYHAAAMDDIADRAGVSKPVLYQHFPGKLELYLALLDQHCEALVQAVREALDSTHDNKQRIAATMDAYFDYVEHEGGAFRLVFESDLTNEPAVRERVDQVALDCAKLVSPLISEDADLPGEQAMLLAVSLCGMAQVTARHWLGSDRAIPREVAKNLTASLAWRGIAGFPMQQH; encoded by the coding sequence GTGAGCGCCACCGAGCAGACCGAGGCTCGCCCCCGCGGCACCCGCCTGCCGCGCCGGGCACGACGCGCGCAGCTCCTGGGCGCGGCCCAGGAGGTCTTCGTCGCCCAGGGGTACCACGCGGCGGCCATGGACGACATCGCCGACCGGGCCGGCGTCAGCAAGCCGGTGCTGTACCAGCACTTCCCCGGCAAGCTGGAGCTGTACCTCGCCCTGCTGGACCAGCACTGCGAGGCGCTGGTGCAGGCGGTGCGCGAGGCGCTCGACTCCACGCACGACAACAAGCAGCGGATCGCCGCGACGATGGACGCCTACTTCGACTACGTCGAGCACGAGGGCGGCGCGTTCCGGCTGGTCTTCGAGTCGGACCTGACGAACGAGCCGGCCGTGCGCGAGCGCGTGGACCAGGTCGCCCTGGACTGCGCGAAGCTGGTGAGCCCGCTGATCTCGGAGGACGCCGACCTGCCCGGCGAGCAGGCGATGCTGCTCGCGGTGAGCCTGTGCGGGATGGCGCAGGTGACGGCGCGGCACTGGCTGGGCTCGGACCGCGCGATCCCCCGCGAGGTGGCGAAGAACCTGACGGCGTCCCTCGCCTGGCGCGGCATCGCCGGCTTCCCGATGCAGCAGCACTGA
- a CDS encoding DUF3107 domain-containing protein, with amino-acid sequence MEIKIGVQHTPREIVLESGQSAEEVESRVSDALSGASKLLTLTDVNGRRVLVPADRVAYVELGRPTARRVGFGAG; translated from the coding sequence GTGGAGATCAAGATCGGCGTTCAGCACACGCCGCGCGAGATCGTTCTCGAGAGCGGGCAGTCTGCCGAGGAGGTGGAGAGCCGGGTCTCGGACGCCCTCTCCGGTGCGTCGAAGCTGCTCACGCTGACCGATGTGAACGGCCGCAGGGTCCTGGTCCCCGCCGACCGGGTCGCCTACGTCGAGCTGGGCCGGCCGACGGCCCGCCGGGTGGGCTTCGGAGCCGGGTGA
- a CDS encoding DMT family transporter, with the protein MVRPAAVPRAVSAVRWDAALLAVAVAGISASGPLIAATAAPALAIAFWRNAFAAACLAPAVLLRRSRSGPAGIGRRAALLSCASGAALAAHFGLWLPSLRLTSVASSVALVTTTPLWTTVLLRLLGRRPPARVWLGTLVAFGGVLLLTGVDLSASGSALAGDALALGGGIAGAVYILLGSEVRRTTSTVHYTFICYGAAAGLLLAACLTTGASLGGGYSAETWAKLLALTVVAQFLGHSLLNRVISGLGPSVTSTALLLETPGAALCAALWLGQFPPAAAYPALAAVLAGLLLVVRAERAP; encoded by the coding sequence GTGGTCCGGCCGGCGGCCGTGCCGCGCGCGGTGTCCGCCGTCCGGTGGGACGCGGCGCTGCTCGCCGTCGCGGTCGCGGGGATCTCGGCCTCGGGTCCGCTCATCGCCGCGACGGCGGCCCCCGCCCTCGCCATCGCCTTCTGGCGCAACGCGTTCGCCGCCGCCTGCCTCGCGCCCGCCGTCCTCCTGCGCCGGTCGCGATCCGGACCGGCCGGGATCGGCCGCAGGGCGGCGCTGCTGTCCTGTGCCTCCGGGGCCGCGCTCGCCGCCCACTTCGGGCTGTGGCTGCCGAGTCTGCGGCTCACCTCCGTCGCGTCGTCCGTGGCGCTCGTCACGACGACGCCGCTGTGGACGACGGTGCTGCTGCGGCTCCTGGGCCGCCGTCCTCCGGCGCGGGTGTGGCTCGGGACCCTGGTGGCGTTCGGCGGTGTGCTGCTGCTCACGGGGGTGGATCTGTCGGCGTCCGGCTCGGCCCTCGCCGGGGACGCGCTCGCCCTGGGCGGTGGCATCGCCGGCGCGGTGTACATCCTCCTGGGCTCGGAGGTCCGGCGCACCACGAGCACCGTCCACTACACCTTCATCTGCTACGGCGCCGCCGCCGGGCTGCTGCTCGCCGCCTGCCTGACGACCGGTGCCTCCCTCGGCGGCGGCTACAGCGCGGAGACCTGGGCGAAGCTGCTCGCGCTCACCGTCGTCGCGCAGTTCCTCGGCCACTCGCTGCTCAACCGCGTCATATCCGGCCTCGGGCCGTCCGTCACCTCGACGGCGCTGCTGCTGGAGACGCCGGGGGCCGCGCTGTGCGCGGCGCTGTGGCTCGGCCAGTTCCCGCCGGCCGCCGCGTATCCGGCGCTGGCCGCCGTCCTCGCCGGGCTGCTCCTCGTCGTCCGGGCGGAGCGCGCGCCGTGA
- a CDS encoding suppressor of fused domain protein: MSADASVPALVEERLRAAFGEPDARAAVTFLGTERIEVLRFREAGTVRYATVGMAAAPMADPTAVRADPVRGPRAELLLTLREGRAGTDGVLRPLAVFAASPVVEGVVVAPGGSLDLGEPLWLGAPFTSVLVGEAGGDVPDLVLPPPLDPVRFLPLLPMTPHEAAWKRARGAAALLDRWRAAGTDPRDPGRPGVPLSG; this comes from the coding sequence GTGAGCGCCGATGCGTCCGTCCCGGCGCTGGTGGAGGAGCGGTTGCGGGCCGCGTTCGGCGAGCCGGACGCCCGTGCCGCCGTCACCTTCCTCGGGACGGAGCGGATCGAGGTGCTGCGGTTCCGGGAGGCCGGGACCGTCCGGTACGCGACGGTCGGCATGGCGGCGGCGCCCATGGCCGACCCGACGGCCGTCCGCGCCGACCCGGTGCGCGGACCGCGTGCCGAGCTGCTGCTCACCCTGCGGGAGGGGCGGGCCGGGACCGACGGAGTGCTGCGACCGCTGGCCGTGTTCGCGGCGTCCCCCGTGGTGGAGGGTGTCGTGGTGGCTCCGGGCGGCTCCCTCGACCTCGGCGAACCGCTGTGGCTCGGCGCCCCGTTCACCTCCGTGCTGGTGGGCGAGGCCGGCGGCGACGTCCCCGACCTGGTGCTTCCCCCACCGCTCGACCCGGTGCGCTTCCTCCCGCTGCTGCCGATGACACCGCACGAGGCGGCGTGGAAACGCGCGCGGGGCGCCGCCGCGCTGCTGGATCGCTGGCGCGCCGCGGGCACCGACCCGCGTGATCCCGGCCGTCCCGGGGTACCCCTGAGCGGATAG
- a CDS encoding DUF6758 family protein, translating to MRGEPSCPKCGGRVRAPGLFADSWQCAAHGSVHPVQPVVPPSVNALTAVVNRSRVPVWMPWPLPVGWLFTGAACAGDDRTGGRATVVACSGPGPLGGPGELVLVAEEPGVGLGARYGGVPGPDPGPGLESAGPPESKVLAAGHPAPLWPVPGAPADRAVFAGEAAGLWLWVVVWPELCGPLLQEDLVLADLREVGAELDLVPCGALSPRLTAPGSPGLP from the coding sequence ATGAGGGGCGAACCCAGTTGCCCGAAGTGCGGCGGACGGGTGCGGGCGCCCGGCCTCTTCGCCGACTCCTGGCAGTGCGCGGCACACGGTTCGGTGCATCCGGTCCAGCCGGTCGTGCCGCCCAGCGTCAACGCGCTGACGGCGGTGGTGAACCGGAGCCGGGTCCCCGTCTGGATGCCGTGGCCGCTGCCCGTGGGATGGCTGTTCACCGGGGCCGCGTGCGCCGGTGACGACCGGACGGGCGGCCGGGCCACGGTGGTGGCCTGTTCCGGCCCGGGACCGCTCGGCGGCCCGGGCGAGCTGGTCCTGGTGGCCGAGGAGCCCGGTGTCGGGCTCGGCGCCCGGTACGGGGGCGTCCCGGGGCCCGACCCCGGTCCCGGCCTGGAGAGCGCGGGGCCGCCGGAGAGCAAGGTCCTGGCGGCCGGTCACCCGGCGCCGCTGTGGCCCGTGCCGGGCGCACCGGCCGACCGGGCGGTGTTCGCCGGTGAGGCGGCGGGCCTGTGGCTGTGGGTCGTCGTGTGGCCCGAGCTGTGCGGACCGCTGCTCCAGGAGGACCTGGTGCTGGCCGATCTGCGGGAGGTGGGCGCGGAGCTCGACCTCGTGCCGTGCGGGGCGCTGTCGCCCCGCCTCACGGCGCCCGGCTCCCCGGGGCTGCCGTAG
- a CDS encoding PHP domain-containing protein, with translation MRIDLHAHSTASDGTDAPAALIGAAAAVGLDVVALTDHDTVAGHAAAAAALPPGLTLVPGAEISCSVDGVSLHMLAYLFDPEEPAFARERDLLRDDRVPRARAIVARLRELGVPVTWERVRALAEGAVGRPHIAQAMVEAGVVATVSDAFTSEWLADGGRAYVAKHELDPFTAVRLIHGAGGVAVFAHPAAVKRGRVVPESTIARLAAAGLDGIEVDHMDHDRDTRLRLAGLAGDLGLLTTGSSDYHGSRKSCRLGDETTTPEVFEALVARATGAVPITATAL, from the coding sequence GTGCGCATCGACCTCCACGCCCACTCGACGGCGTCCGACGGCACCGACGCGCCCGCGGCGCTGATCGGCGCCGCGGCCGCCGTCGGCCTCGACGTGGTGGCCCTCACCGACCACGACACGGTCGCCGGCCACGCGGCCGCCGCCGCGGCGCTGCCGCCGGGGCTGACGCTGGTGCCGGGCGCGGAGATCTCCTGCTCGGTGGACGGGGTGAGCCTCCACATGCTGGCGTACCTCTTCGACCCCGAGGAACCGGCGTTCGCCCGGGAACGGGACCTGTTGCGCGACGACCGGGTGCCGCGGGCGCGGGCCATCGTCGCGCGGCTGCGGGAGCTGGGCGTTCCCGTCACCTGGGAGCGGGTCCGGGCACTCGCCGAGGGTGCCGTCGGCCGCCCGCACATCGCGCAGGCGATGGTGGAGGCGGGGGTGGTCGCCACGGTCTCGGACGCGTTCACCTCCGAGTGGCTCGCGGACGGCGGGCGCGCGTACGTGGCGAAGCACGAACTCGACCCGTTCACGGCGGTCCGGCTGATCCACGGGGCCGGCGGCGTCGCCGTGTTCGCGCACCCGGCGGCGGTGAAGCGGGGCCGGGTCGTGCCGGAGAGCACGATCGCGCGCCTCGCGGCGGCGGGTCTCGACGGCATCGAGGTGGACCACATGGACCACGACCGGGACACCCGGCTGCGGCTGGCGGGCCTCGCGGGCGACCTCGGGCTGCTGACGACCGGGTCGAGCGACTACCACGGCAGCCGCAAGTCCTGCCGGCTCGGCGACGAGACGACGACCCCCGAGGTCTTCGAGGCCCTGGTCGCGCGCGCGACCGGCGCGGTCCCGATCACCGCGACGGCGCTCTGA